The Aulosira sp. FACHB-615 genome contains a region encoding:
- a CDS encoding N-6 DNA methylase: MLKVKDDVSADLPLTYVGKMTQQQLEKHLWDAADILRGKIDSADFKHYIFGLLFFKRLCDVWEEEYEERLKLYQDAQLASDPEEHRFHIPPGAFWNDIRKHSTNIGEHLNAAFRAIEDANTRLRGVFQDVDFNNKERFPDATLELLLQHFSKHRLRNCDVEADILGDAYEYLISKFADDAGKKGGEFYTPKMVTRLIVSCLQPDEGMTIYDPTCGSGGMLLEAVNYLKRQGKNPKSLQLYAQEMNLNTWAICEMNLFLHDIDDAFILRGDTLRQPKHLVAEGSKVLRTFDRVLANPPFSLKNWGDEAWKNGDQFSRDTYGCPPKSYGDLAFVQHMIASLNQTGKLGVILPHGILFRGGTEAKIRQGILQDDLIEAVIGLAPNLFYGTGIPACVLIINKQKEAKRRGKVLFVNGAEEMVEGKNQNTLSEANVGRLAKAFLAFADEEIASTQAVIDQTRKVKQGLLQQLFTRNKYNKVEDTYNITKYSLHFLDEVAQRVTGHTPNRKKPEYWDGEIKWVSLQDSAALDRVYIYKTAAEISEEGIRNSSAVKHPKGTVVLSRDAGVGKSAIMTDEMAVSQHFIGWICGSELNNHYLYYWLQHMKPVFERIAIGNTIKTIGMPFFKSLKIPVPPMEIQVQIANTLLSQDQQIFSAEEELEQLSIIKRGLIQDLLRGLVRVGVTP, from the coding sequence GTGCTGAAGGTCAAAGACGATGTATCTGCTGACCTACCCTTAACTTATGTTGGCAAAATGACCCAGCAGCAGCTAGAGAAACATCTTTGGGATGCAGCTGACATTTTGAGGGGAAAAATTGACTCCGCAGATTTCAAACACTACATTTTTGGATTGCTATTCTTCAAACGTTTATGCGATGTTTGGGAAGAAGAATATGAGGAACGGCTGAAACTTTATCAAGATGCACAATTAGCATCTGACCCAGAAGAACACCGCTTTCATATTCCACCTGGAGCATTTTGGAATGACATAAGAAAGCATTCTACAAATATTGGTGAACATCTTAACGCTGCTTTCCGGGCAATTGAAGATGCAAATACTCGTCTGCGGGGAGTATTTCAGGATGTGGACTTTAACAATAAAGAACGCTTTCCCGATGCGACATTAGAGTTATTGTTGCAGCACTTTAGTAAACATCGTCTGCGGAATTGTGATGTTGAGGCGGATATTCTAGGGGATGCTTACGAATATCTAATTTCTAAATTTGCGGATGATGCGGGAAAGAAGGGAGGCGAATTTTACACTCCCAAAATGGTAACTCGCTTAATTGTTAGCTGCTTACAACCAGATGAGGGGATGACCATTTATGACCCTACCTGTGGTTCTGGAGGTATGTTACTGGAAGCGGTGAATTATCTCAAGCGTCAGGGTAAAAATCCCAAGTCGTTGCAGTTGTATGCTCAGGAAATGAACCTCAACACTTGGGCAATTTGTGAGATGAATTTGTTTCTCCATGATATTGATGATGCGTTTATTCTGCGGGGTGATACCTTGCGGCAACCGAAACATTTAGTGGCGGAGGGAAGTAAGGTATTACGAACATTTGACCGAGTGCTGGCAAATCCGCCATTTTCGCTGAAGAATTGGGGAGATGAAGCTTGGAAAAATGGGGATCAGTTTAGTCGGGATACTTATGGTTGTCCGCCTAAATCCTATGGGGATTTGGCTTTTGTGCAACACATGATTGCTAGTTTGAACCAAACGGGTAAATTGGGTGTCATTTTACCACACGGGATTCTGTTTCGCGGGGGTACGGAGGCGAAAATCCGCCAGGGAATTTTGCAAGATGATTTGATTGAGGCGGTGATTGGGTTAGCACCAAATTTATTTTATGGCACAGGTATTCCGGCTTGTGTGTTGATTATTAACAAGCAGAAAGAAGCCAAGCGACGGGGTAAGGTGCTGTTTGTCAATGGTGCTGAGGAGATGGTGGAAGGGAAAAACCAAAATACTCTCTCTGAGGCGAATGTGGGACGGTTGGCTAAGGCGTTTTTAGCGTTTGCGGATGAAGAGATCGCATCCACTCAAGCAGTCATCGATCAAACCCGCAAAGTCAAGCAAGGACTACTCCAGCAACTCTTCACTCGCAATAAATATAATAAAGTCGAAGATACATATAATATTACAAAATATTCCCTTCATTTTTTAGATGAAGTAGCACAGAGGGTAACTGGACATACACCAAATAGAAAGAAACCTGAATATTGGGATGGTGAGATTAAATGGGTATCACTTCAAGATTCAGCCGCACTTGACCGAGTTTATATTTATAAAACCGCAGCAGAAATTAGTGAAGAGGGTATCCGAAACTCTTCTGCGGTTAAACATCCAAAGGGAACAGTTGTTTTATCTCGTGATGCTGGAGTTGGTAAGAGTGCAATTATGACAGATGAAATGGCAGTAAGCCAGCATTTTATAGGATGGATATGCGGTTCAGAATTAAATAATCATTACCTTTATTATTGGCTACAGCACATGAAGCCAGTATTTGAAAGAATAGCTATTGGTAACACTATTAAAACTATTGGGATGCCGTTCTTTAAAAGTCTTAAAATTCCAGTTCCTCCAATGGAAATTCAAGTGCAAATTGCGAATACACTTCTTTCTCAAGATCAACAAATTTTTTCAGCAGAAGAAGAGCTTGAGCAGTTAAGTATAATAAAACGGGGTTTAATACAAGACCTCCTCAGAGGTCTTGTTCGTGTGGGAGTTACACCATGA
- a CDS encoding type I restriction endonuclease subunit R — MNKGPEYTLTEKPCIDALLKFSYTWLPPQQNQTARDSLNQVILRDIFITAIQNINKIPEEVARATYQDMLAVTDNEQWTNLLRGNYSRNVPGEATKKTIRLIDFLHPENNTFTVTNQFTVQSQQTRKPDIVIFINGIPLVVIEAKKPFTAKDKTGEAFEQIKQYERDIPRLFYSNAFNIITNGVNVLYGATGASSAYWGTWNEEEKTATITFRNELEKQLWYLLEPSRLLDILAHFIIFEKREQKVIKKVCRYQQFRAVNKIVDRVIAPLKPDPKNPKRKYRKGLIWHTQGSGKSLTMVFATLKLKNHLTLNSPVLENPNILVLTDRIDLDEQIDKTFKACGLPNPTHITSGEELQTAIHSNPIGLTLLSTIFKFDQSAIAANSNNWIILVDECHRTQEKDLGAFLEKTLPHACFIGFTGTPIKKTDKDTYQNFSLPGETYLDRYSIDDAVADGATVPIRYTSRKAEWQVDEKKLNILFDRWFENEPKEVVNKIKARGVKVEDLVKHRQRIELLAYDIWAHFSSHAAPEGFKAQIVAIDREAIILYKRALDKIITKSLTKQGFDPDTAKTWAEAMSVPVYSSNQEDAKPSEDKYINALRLDLRKYALDKNGEVAAINKFLGENAEYEAKVQSGEVPPVHFLIVCNKLLTGFDAPRESVMYLDNPLKEHNLLQAIARTNRVYGSHKEFGLIVDYIGVTKNITEALATYRKSDVENAMKNLDVERNQLKAAHCEVMKVIKPIPRNTADIRQEYDSLIDQLGSENKWYEFERLARTFVKAYDALSPDPLILDYRNDLKWVAGFLPLGKLTFEKQESTLTRDVSAKIREMLNEHLDITGITTLCKLHDITDPDFWKDFSGDHTHKDLKQAAVRKGAELRKIMRQKVDDNPLYYGTFSEKVIEVLRQFEQGQLGKVDEYALKNYIKVNF; from the coding sequence ATGAACAAAGGCCCTGAATACACCCTCACGGAAAAACCCTGCATAGATGCCTTATTAAAATTCAGTTACACTTGGCTACCACCGCAACAAAACCAAACCGCCAGAGACAGCCTTAACCAAGTCATCCTCCGCGACATCTTCATTACTGCCATCCAAAACATCAACAAAATCCCCGAAGAAGTCGCCCGCGCTACCTACCAGGATATGCTGGCTGTCACAGATAATGAACAATGGACAAACCTGCTGCGGGGAAACTATAGCCGTAACGTTCCGGGTGAAGCAACGAAAAAAACGATCCGCCTCATAGACTTCCTCCATCCCGAAAACAACACCTTCACCGTTACCAATCAGTTTACAGTTCAATCACAGCAAACCCGTAAACCTGATATTGTCATCTTCATCAACGGTATTCCTCTGGTGGTTATTGAAGCCAAAAAACCTTTTACCGCCAAAGACAAAACCGGAGAAGCATTTGAGCAAATTAAACAATACGAACGCGATATTCCCCGCCTGTTCTACTCCAACGCTTTCAACATCATCACCAATGGGGTAAATGTTCTCTACGGTGCAACAGGCGCATCCTCAGCTTATTGGGGAACCTGGAACGAAGAAGAGAAAACAGCAACAATCACCTTTAGAAACGAATTAGAGAAACAACTTTGGTATTTACTAGAACCTTCTCGCCTACTCGACATCCTGGCACACTTCATTATCTTCGAGAAAAGAGAACAGAAAGTCATCAAAAAAGTCTGTCGCTATCAGCAATTTCGCGCCGTCAACAAAATTGTAGACCGAGTAATTGCACCTCTCAAACCCGACCCCAAAAACCCAAAGCGCAAATATCGCAAAGGACTGATTTGGCATACTCAAGGTTCAGGTAAAAGCCTGACAATGGTGTTTGCTACCCTCAAACTCAAAAACCACTTAACTCTCAACTCCCCTGTTCTGGAAAATCCTAACATTTTAGTTCTTACGGATCGCATCGATTTAGATGAGCAAATAGACAAAACCTTTAAAGCTTGCGGACTACCTAACCCTACTCACATTACCTCCGGTGAGGAACTCCAAACAGCCATCCACAGCAACCCTATCGGTTTAACTTTACTCTCCACTATTTTTAAATTTGACCAGTCAGCCATAGCAGCCAACAGCAATAACTGGATTATTTTGGTAGACGAATGCCACCGTACCCAAGAAAAAGATTTAGGGGCATTTTTAGAAAAAACTCTACCTCATGCCTGTTTTATCGGCTTTACTGGTACACCTATTAAAAAAACTGACAAAGACACTTATCAAAACTTCAGTCTTCCCGGTGAAACTTATCTCGACCGTTACAGCATAGACGATGCTGTTGCTGATGGTGCGACTGTTCCTATTCGTTACACCAGTCGTAAAGCAGAATGGCAAGTAGACGAGAAAAAGCTAAATATCCTATTTGACCGTTGGTTTGAAAATGAACCAAAAGAAGTTGTTAACAAAATCAAAGCGCGGGGAGTAAAGGTTGAGGATTTAGTCAAACACCGCCAGCGTATCGAACTACTAGCTTATGACATTTGGGCGCATTTCTCCTCTCATGCTGCCCCAGAAGGCTTTAAAGCTCAAATTGTTGCTATCGATAGGGAAGCCATAATTCTCTACAAACGCGCATTAGATAAAATCATCACCAAAAGTTTAACTAAACAAGGTTTTGACCCAGACACAGCAAAAACCTGGGCAGAAGCGATGAGTGTTCCTGTTTATTCCAGTAATCAAGAAGACGCGAAACCCAGCGAAGATAAATATATTAATGCACTGCGTCTAGACCTTAGAAAATATGCCCTGGATAAGAATGGTGAAGTAGCAGCAATTAATAAATTTCTGGGTGAGAATGCCGAGTACGAAGCCAAAGTTCAGAGTGGTGAAGTACCGCCAGTGCATTTCCTCATTGTCTGTAATAAGCTGCTGACTGGGTTTGATGCACCCCGCGAAAGCGTCATGTATTTAGATAACCCCTTAAAAGAACATAACTTACTTCAGGCGATCGCACGTACCAACCGCGTCTATGGCTCTCACAAAGAATTTGGGCTAATTGTTGACTATATCGGCGTTACCAAAAACATCACCGAAGCTTTAGCGACATATCGTAAATCCGATGTAGAAAACGCCATGAAAAACCTTGATGTGGAACGCAATCAGCTAAAAGCCGCCCACTGCGAGGTTATGAAAGTTATTAAACCCATCCCCCGCAATACAGCAGACATTCGCCAGGAATATGACTCCTTGATTGACCAATTGGGGAGTGAGAATAAATGGTACGAATTTGAGCGTTTAGCTAGAACCTTTGTGAAAGCTTATGATGCCCTCAGTCCTGACCCGTTGATTCTCGATTACAGAAATGATTTGAAATGGGTAGCAGGATTTTTACCTTTAGGAAAACTGACCTTTGAGAAGCAAGAATCTACCTTGACTCGTGATGTCAGTGCCAAAATCCGGGAAATGCTCAACGAACACCTAGATATTACAGGCATCACCACACTTTGTAAGTTACATGACATCACCGATCCAGATTTCTGGAAGGATTTTTCAGGCGATCACACTCATAAGGATCTGAAACAAGCAGCAGTACGCAAAGGTGCAGAACTTCGCAAAATCATGCGACAGAAAGTTGATGATAACCCCTTATACTACGGCACATTTTCCGAGAAAGTTATAGAAGTTTTGCGTCAGTTTGAGCAAGGACAACTAGGTAAGGTTGATGAGTACGCTCTCAAAAATTATATAAAAGTTAATTTCTAA
- a CDS encoding ATP-dependent endonuclease: protein MLIKQIKIQNFRSIVNSSFSANNLNIIVGNNDAGKSNFLKALNLFFNNQTEPGINFNFKTDYSLSAPKRRKKAEEISIEIIFNTPKSFTNNKDITWRKTWRKNYQTPYSNVKQYGNDDELEGRSKIPNWLENIRFRYIPAIKSSDYFTSLLRDLHDVLAVTVEEDLRQGANKFISLINNYTENITTDIRKKIGIESSIKFPSSLSSLFEILDFQTRIGEYNVSLTHRGDGIKIRHIPVILKFLHEQENINRKQGSLRLNTIWGYEEPENNLELSRAFDQSQEFLSYSNNIQIFLTTHSPAFYSICKPENSQVNIYSVSVRDGCSEISSIQPDLYNQFPDLDKKMGLLNIVTPHIERAVFDYQKRIEELNIKIEGLSEDKPTLFVEGLTDKIILEKAIKVFKPELEHILAVKSECNAGVNWVTDSLIAWGCSRAIKSIAIGLFDKDEAGKKAKSDVDTFFGKRTNNTVRTLTLESPPHLISIFQKNLKIPISLEEIFPFTIWEYAKRQNWLEERTDIINFNQFKNNNISFKEHCIHSGLNEKELLYVLNKVKSFHKQELSQYIISLNGDDLIQSLSGFEKIITKISSYLQVNTSNNIE, encoded by the coding sequence ATGTTAATCAAGCAAATTAAAATTCAAAACTTTAGATCGATAGTTAATTCTTCCTTCTCTGCGAATAACTTAAATATAATTGTTGGCAATAATGATGCTGGGAAATCTAACTTCTTGAAAGCACTTAATTTATTTTTTAATAACCAAACTGAACCTGGTATAAATTTTAATTTTAAGACCGACTATAGTTTGTCTGCTCCAAAACGTAGAAAAAAGGCAGAAGAAATCTCTATTGAAATAATATTTAATACTCCTAAAAGTTTTACTAACAATAAAGATATTACATGGCGTAAAACTTGGCGTAAAAATTATCAAACCCCATATTCAAACGTTAAACAATACGGTAATGATGATGAGTTAGAGGGAAGATCAAAAATCCCTAATTGGTTAGAAAATATTCGATTTAGATATATACCAGCAATTAAAAGCAGCGATTATTTTACAAGCTTGCTGCGAGATTTACATGATGTTTTAGCTGTAACAGTTGAAGAAGACTTGAGGCAAGGAGCGAATAAATTTATAAGTTTGATAAATAATTATACTGAAAATATTACTACTGACATTCGTAAGAAGATTGGAATAGAAAGCTCCATCAAATTTCCTTCTAGTTTAAGTAGTTTGTTTGAAATACTTGATTTTCAAACAAGAATTGGCGAATATAATGTTTCCTTAACTCATCGTGGTGATGGAATCAAGATTAGACATATACCTGTCATATTAAAATTTTTACATGAGCAGGAAAATATTAATCGTAAACAAGGTAGCCTTAGATTAAATACAATTTGGGGTTATGAAGAACCAGAAAATAACTTAGAGCTATCTAGAGCCTTTGACCAATCTCAAGAGTTTTTGAGTTATTCTAATAATATACAAATTTTTTTAACAACTCACTCACCAGCTTTTTACTCAATCTGTAAACCTGAAAATAGCCAGGTCAACATTTATTCTGTTAGCGTTAGAGATGGTTGCTCTGAAATAAGCAGCATTCAACCAGATCTTTATAATCAATTTCCGGATTTAGATAAAAAGATGGGATTGCTGAATATTGTTACTCCTCATATTGAAAGAGCAGTATTTGATTACCAAAAGAGAATAGAAGAACTAAACATAAAAATAGAGGGATTGTCAGAAGACAAACCCACGTTATTTGTGGAAGGTTTAACTGATAAAATAATTTTAGAAAAAGCTATTAAAGTATTTAAGCCAGAATTAGAGCATATATTAGCAGTTAAAAGTGAGTGTAATGCTGGAGTTAATTGGGTAACAGATTCATTAATTGCTTGGGGATGTTCTAGAGCAATTAAATCAATAGCTATAGGTTTGTTTGATAAAGATGAAGCAGGTAAAAAAGCTAAAAGTGATGTAGATACCTTTTTTGGTAAAAGGACAAATAATACAGTCAGAACTCTTACTTTAGAATCTCCGCCACATTTGATTTCAATCTTTCAGAAAAATTTGAAAATACCAATATCTCTTGAAGAAATTTTTCCTTTCACTATTTGGGAATATGCTAAAAGACAAAATTGGCTTGAAGAAAGAACAGATATAATTAACTTTAATCAATTCAAAAACAATAATATAAGTTTTAAAGAGCATTGTATCCATAGTGGTCTTAATGAAAAAGAATTATTATAT